The genomic stretch GAAGAAGCCAGTGTAATCAGCCCATTATTACTGTATCCATACATGCAGATATTAAAGAGTTAATGATTGGAAGAACAAAGTCTCTTCAGTAtgcaaatgaaattttaatatatgcttCTCACTGAGTGAATATAAAAGCGTGTGAACTGCTACAAGACAGTTTGAGGAATGTCAGCAGGTATCGCTCAAAGGAGCTAAGTTTAGTATTTAATCCTATAAACtttaaagtaatagtattatCAGAAAAAGGGGAATGGAAACCTTCATAATGTATGATTAAATATTGCCAGTCTTGGATAGTCACAGGGTTTCAGATATACTTTGacaataaattcaagtttttctCATATAGAACAAGTATCTAGTTGATAAATACAAGAAAGACTTAAATATTCTGAAATCGTTAGCTTATAGAGTTAAGGGAGTACACTCAAAGTTTCGATTCAAAACATACACAACACTAAGAAGATCAAAGATAGAGTACTGTAGTTTTATATACGATGACTTAATAAGAAGCATGAGCAAATGATCGATATGATACAGAATTCTGTATTGCGGTTTTGTAATGGAGCCTTGAAAACTACACCCATATCAACAATGTACATGAGGCTGCGATGTCACCTCTAAGTTTGAGCAAGGCATCTttacttatatatacttatatatttatttatttatgtatatggatataaatgttttaaaatacaatttttcctaacaaattatttttaaataaataaagtgaaaagATGTGACtactaaattgtgtttaaatttgaaGGTTTATGGTTTCATGGTATAAATACCAAGCCACAAAAACAACTCGCTgaaagcaaataaaacaaaaataaccttGTTACAGTTGGTTTTAACCTGTCTGtcgtttatagttttaaaacagatCTCAtcctgtattatatatttataattttattcataatttgctGTATATTAGGTTCGAATAGTTATCTTGTGTCTAGTAGGTTAGTGACAATTTCTATAGAAAATGACcataattacagttcctggcaaaaacaaaaaagtaagtaTACCTTTAAGTTAAACAATATAGAGTTCAACAGTTAGCCTAggtctttatttaatatttagtaaaataacattatttgttatcAATTAGGGTGATTTAAGTCAATGAAGCTTAGACATGAGGTAATggtttactttagccacttcacaatgtttgttgttttttcaataggaaaatacttaattaaatttaaaaacacaacagataacaggtagggtacgataagcggacccggtttttatatcgaaattggtaaaCGATGTTAcgtaatcataaccatcgatataatcaattgaggtaattatgttataaacggccggagcggcaaaatacgagttttgcgttattaacttattggaatcgtcctatagaacaaaaaaaatataaggttttatggggtggaaatgagaaataacgaagttctagaacataaaaaatggaacaactgttcacgcgCAGAGTAATATTGAGTAATATTCTTACGTTTGACCTACTTCTGCTTTCTCCTGATTTTGTCTGTTTCTCTTCCTTTTTTGTAGCTTGTATTTCATCCATCTCTAACTTTTCTCTTGACCACTTCATTCTGTTATTTGTTAGTGCCATTAactgaaagaaaataaatgatCAAGTACTATTTAATAAGCACCTATGAAGTAGTTATAGTCAATAAAtaggtaaaattgaaatattcaattaaatttattgaaataaatgaataacCATTTATAAAGCAACTAAGTAAATAACTGCTAACaactttaaaaggtttttattttcctcaaatgtAACACACTGATCAAGGCTAGATAGATCTGTAGAAAAGCAATCATACGACTTTGTAACAAAAAATCACCCAGTGATAACTTAGGTGAAACTAAATTACTGAACATCATACAATGGTGTAAGAGTTATAAAAATCCTTCGTATAaactaaaaatctgttttatatcaaattaaaattagccTAAATTAAATCTCTATTGTGAcagtttagttataaaatgtgtttttattttataatatggtattaattgtaaatttctaGATTGGGCACTTAAGCCTGTCTTGCTCTTCTATGTAGATCTTGAACATCTTAGTTAAACATTTGCTTAACCTTACTTctgcaaatgtttatttactaaatatttatagcttttataCTACACaaacttttgtatgttttatgtaACAGGTGTTACAATTTGACATGGACTAACTTAATGCAGATTTTGAACAAAAGGAATAATATCTCTGATCTTTGGatagatattttacaatttgatttCAATCCAACTAATGACATCAACAATAGCAGCAATCAGCTGGTCCTAAGCTAAAAATGTAGGTTGGTTAATCATGATTAAAAATTACCCAACTTCCCCTAAACAAACATCAGTTAGAAATgtgaataaaacttacaaaatatatatttccagagattagtaatttatataattttcttgttttagttgatttaattttttgttgctCAGACTCAGTTTAGCATGGAAttcttgtaatgtttttttaatctaagaattatatttaaatttttactatacagtttatatttaccACCTAggatatttttgaataatttatgtcATTTCATGTGCACTAATTTTACAAGGATCAATCAAGAGAATTTAGACTTGGCTTTGGTTGCTGGAATAAGTGGGATAACTTAGTTTTAGATTTTGGAAATTCTCATTATgatcttgaaaaatttaatttacaaagcaAAGTATTTATCTTTTGTTCTGTTttgttaacctaatttttattaattgttttaccgTCGTAAAATGTTATTGATGTGATAATTTTACAGATATTCTTGTACCAACAATGGGATTAGATTATGGGAATTAGCtacatattattttcattttagtgAAATCATTACTAATCTTGTATTTGTTCCCCAGCAAATATTGGACCGAGGCACATCGCTGCCCTCAGATGACTACGATGATTGGGAATCTCGGTACATGATGAGAACCGACTTTGATGACTTTGGAGATAAACACAACGAAATGTAAGTGACGGAGTATTTTTCTCTGTAGTTATCAACTTTCACGTAGCATCGTTAAAATATAACCCAATGTCGGAACTGTACCTTACAAATGAATTTTCAAACTTCTAATACCACAGGGTTACAGTATTATTAACCCTTTAAATTGTAGTTAAAAACTTTGCAAATGACAGACAGATTTCGGTCTCCTCAGTGGTGAGTTTAATCAATTTCTCTATAGAATACATATATCAGACAAAACACTCTTAATGTTGTTTACTGTTATAATTGGAGTTaggtgaaatatataaatataataaaaagtctgatttttagaaataaataaaaaaagagttgAGATAGTTTATACTCTTGTtgtttttagcttttttaaaattaaaaatctaaagcattttaaacaattgttttaaaggtTCAAGATGTACaacagatttttaatttcttagtaaTCATAAAAACCGTGGATTTGTttaatgctttttatattttttttgctaTGAAACAGCAATTTTCTTGTTTCTTAAAATGACACTGTTTACAATATCTAAGATAAAAGTAagaataaattctataaaaatacaattaaaatcacTTTTGTATAACCAATGTAAAGTACTATAAGAAAGTAcgattctttaaatttattattttttagaaatttagaaaaattttatcaaGTACTGAAAATGCCATTacatttctataacatttttataaatatatttttatatttattttttaatatcaccaattaaattataagaaaacctcATAATTTTCCTACAACTTATTGGCAGCAAACAATGATAAAGAACTCGTTGTGAatttagttaaaactaaaatctatttgtgcttgtcatattttattaaatttattaaaaacatttaataaataggatgtactaaaaaattaatttcttttattgcataaaataaatttgtgagttaacattatatttatttacaactaattcaATTACAAAGAAACAATAAAGGCACttctctgtttaaagtttgttattgacgatgaaaggtttgaaaggataacaggatttcggacattttccatctttatacgttacaaaaaaaaatataacacaacgtttcgaggatctattctcttcgtcaggtgggttAGGTATTAATAGgcctacatataaaaataaagaatagaaagatgaaaagaagggaaagaaaaggctTCAAACTTACCCAATAACTGCTTAGAGTCCAGTCCAGGGGTTGTAACTAcacagaatgcaagtcccgagcacaagtcacgagtacaaGAATCACATTCACACCAACAAAGGCGAAAGTGGGATACAAACAAGAATATCGATGTTGGCTCTTTCATCGGCACCGCgtcgtgtcatctgaaacaatgggacaggaaCGCGATGGTCAGAAGGGGAAGGGGTAAAGGCAAGCCTCTTGTTATtccttataataaaatgtaaacaagattgtttaattttcatgaaataacCGTTAAACtgaataatatacataattcttAATGAAAGATAAAGAAAAAGGTTAACAAtgtaaaagagaaattaaaatgaacaaaaacacACTGTCTGACCTCACACACACCACAAGCAGCACCAACTGTCACCCCCACAGTCCCTCCAGCAGGAAGTTCCTAACCCTTGTCCAGAAGCACACACTAGCCTCAATACTTCTTATATCATCTGGGAGAGCATTCCAAAAGCTCCAAGCCAGAACAGTAGATGAcctattaaaaatggtttatttatgaATTGAAATTGATAGTGAAGTACAATTCTCCTTCTGGTAGGTTGTTTACTAAAGTGTGTAGTTCACTATAAAATCAAAGTGATCGGAGAAATAAAtaggagttttagttttaaaatttaatgtagaatgGAAAGAATGTGTAATTGGTGTactttttgaagttttactcCAGAAAACACTGTGAAAAGTGCACGTGAcgtcagataaaaaaaaatctaataaagtaATTCTGAGCATGCTATGGTCTGTCCAGTTGCACAACAGTCAACGGATTATTATGACATCACAGTAGTTAAAATGTGGAAATATAAGTGTTTTAATCAACATCACCTTAATGGTAAATGGtacataaaaagaaaactttaaactatAGATGCTAGCAAAAACTTTGTTGCATATTATCATAACATGGTCAGCTTTAAGGTTGTATTCATAGTTAGTCCAAGATTTCTACTGTAATAGGCAGTGTGATttgcaatgtatatttttaaaaaaacatagagGTATATTATCGGCCCCGACTGCGTTGCTGGTCATCCTCGAAAAAGCATCCAGTACGTAAATTTGATAACCATATCATTCTCATTATTGGTGACAGTAACCTCATCCCAGGGCAGAGCAGCAGCATCAGCAAGAAGAGCAGCATGATGTATGTTTCTGTATTCTTGATAAATGATGAGTTTTGGCACACATTTTGGAGTTTATAGGTGCAAAAGATGAGATCGTGTTTAAAAGTCCAGGGGCAGGAAGTTGTCCATGGTTCACAACATGGGTTGTGTCAGAGACAGACATGATGTTCAGCCGAGTGTCGGTTGTAGCGTTATGATGAGGAGGTTGAAGTGGGAGTAAAGTTAGGTTCCAAGATTGAAACATTGTAGTTAAGTGTGCTTCATTGTAAGCAGGTCCAGTCAAGTCCAAGTTTAGTTCGCCCATATGAATGACCTGATTGTAATGAGCCTTAAGATCGATAAgtgtgtgtttatatttagtGAAAAAGCCAATATTTGAGGCTTTGTAACATACAATTACAAGAATATGAGTTCTAATGACACTAACATCCAGAAACATAAATTCTAGACGCCCCTAGAATAGTCGGATTAGTATGTAATAAAAGTAGGAAAGTGAGATTGAACATATGCACACTTGTGCAGATTAAGATGATTTAGATATGAAGTCAATTAAATAATGAACGCCATTCATCAGTATGACCATATAGTGCACATTAATGTGTGCTCTAATAATGTTTGAGACATTGGAAATCAGTAgcctaaattaaattaacttaagaaAATCCAAATTCCACAAAAAAGTAATTCAAGATAGTATTTTTAATCTCACAAATAATGTACACACACCTTCTTACACTAATAAAGTAAAAAGAACTTATCAGTAATAGTTTGTGGTGTACAACTGTATCTAATTAATGTTTATGGTTTACTAGTAAGTTTAACATTACAGCTCACTGTTATCACTAACAGATTACAATGAATTACGACAATCACAACCAGTTATTAGCACTGCCTCATATAGTTGGCTGGTTATGTAGCTTCAACAATCTTTTCTATCTTTTTTAATTACGTCTTGAGTTGATTAATACCTGAGTGGTTTAAAGTTATCACAGTTAATTAAAATCTGAGTCTGCCAATCAGTGAAATTAGTTTGTGCTCCTCTAATGTTCTTATTTGTGGTTCATAAAGTGGTTTTATGCAATGGGTGCTGTGCATAAAATTGTGAGTTCAAAATGAGTTTATTTAGCCTTACATGTAaactcttaattaatttttaatttaatagaaaatgttttctgTTGGTTTCCTCAATGATAGGTATTTAGCTCAAATCATCGGTTACTTGGTGGTCGAATGTCAAAGATAAGTTGACTGATTCATTCacaatgaatcaacccttcccaccatagctacatcaTGTGTAAAAACTAGGCTCCTTCATTATGTCTaatacatcgtagtgcactcaattgtacacaACTTTGTGCAACTTGGTGTTTCTTGGTGGGAATACTTCTTCACCTACATACACTTCATTTTGTATTCTAAGTATCTCTCATGTCAAAACATTAGAAAAAGTTCGTTATGAGCTTCTTTGTCAttgactttttttggatctcttacATTCCAGATTTCAGTTGCTGCactatgaggaaggtgaactggagctaaacattCACAAAGATAGATTGATGTGAATACGTGTTGAAATTGGTCTCTCTGTGTTACCTGACTTCTATACTATGCCCTTTGTTGATAGAGTCTTACAAATGTGTTCAGTTCTTGGCAAGTAAGGTATAGAGGTAACTGGATTTCAGAAAATTAACAATGCAGCCATAACTGTATACTGTTGTTTGAAGTCGTTACATTTACAACTCTAACGTTTCCTCAGTCAGCTTTAATTATTGTGCTATTAATCACCTTTCTCAAAAAAACAGTATATCATAGCCCATAATGAGGTTCACTCAGTGTTTCTAGGTATAGCACAGATAAATCAATAACATATAATCTTTCTTGGAAGGTGGGGTCAGAAGGGCTGGTTCAAACCATCGTGTGTGCCTATCTCAATCATCCTGGTGTTGATCGTGTTGGTAGTACTACTACCGCTGCTGGACCACGCAGACAGACAAGCTCAGGCGGCAGCTCAGGTGGACTGGGACTCGTTACGCAAGTGTCAGGCTGAGTGTAGGTGAGTCTGCACTGTGCATTCACTCTCAAATTGACAAAGTTTTTATCATTTTCTAtgcttatttttgtttacttgatTCTTTTGTTCACACTTACTAGTTATATTTagcaaattaaacattaaaaaaccttttattagATAATTATCGTTATATTTAGTGCCATCTAACAGAAACAAAATCTTTGAAGCAATGACCTGTCAATCATCATCTGTGCATGTACAGTATATGAACTGGTTGTTCAGTTTTATTAACTTTGTAACTTGTGTTAGTGTCTGAGTTTATTGGGTTGGCTCTTTaagatataaactatttataaaatcttgGCTGTGTATAGATACCaagtaattttaaagtgaaaCTCTTTATACCTTAGTTTGCATGCTGTCTATAAGTTATGTTGAATTTTACACTTGGCCTCTAAGGCGTTAAATAAATCTTCTGAAATACTCTGATTCTCCTATCTGAATACTTTGGGTATTCAGCTCCATCTATATATTCCATATAAAAGAACTAGTTGTattcattttcttaaaaattgttgaaatagaTTTAGATTTGTCTAAATTTTTCAAATGGTCTTTTCAGCAACAGCAAAGAGGTTTTTCTGtgtgaaaacttttattttaatggtaGAATGCTTTTCCAAGGGCAATGCTCAGGCCTTTATATCAATGTTTCACTTGATTACTGTTTAATGATATACTGTTCTATGAGCgtacaaaacttaataataatgtgTGTTTGCTTCTGAATATTATATCGTCAAACAATCTATTCCATAGAAAAAGTTTCAACTGACAATATTGCTAATTACCTGAATATCGTAAAAAGTTTGtgaatctatttaatttttaatttttgttttaaccatGTTCATGGTGACAGCTAATTTCTTGACTTTTATACGCCATCAAACTTTTCAATAATGGAAAAATCTGTAGtcttttttttatgttaaacatagTATTAATGGAAAAGTTTGTAGACTttgtaattattcattaaaaaaaaatatttcaatttgtttctttaagtaTCCCAAGGAgtacctaaaaattaatttacttaaaaaattaagcaatcgtgtACTCTACGGGGTAAATGATAGTCTGAGATATTCCTTTAAGCATGGGctcatatttaacaaataattaagagAGCAAACAATAAAACCGCATTAATGACATTCACAGCAACATTTACTCCATTGAGCACAAGAGGTACTGTACTAAATCCCGGGATGTACCTGATTGGGAATTGTGTATTCTGATTGCTGAAATGTTTTAGGTTTTCTTTAGTGGAGTCGATACCAGATGGTATGAGCTATCGGAACGGCACCACTCCCTACCCATCCACATTTGCTGTCTGGTCAGAGATGTTGGCTAAGGCCACAGCCACAATCGAGATCGCCTCATATTACTGGACCCTGACTGATGGCACAGCGGGGAAGTTCCCAACTGGAGTTCAGGTGGGAATATACATGTTATTCACAGTgaaatgtgtgtgtgttcacTTAAACTCAAGAACTGCCGGAcaaatttggctaattttggtttttaaatatttgtagaagtCCAAGGAAGGTTTGAAAGGTGAGAAACATTGGAAAAGTGTCTAAggatatttaataattctggaaaataattatagtatttacaacacgtaatccaaagttaactgaccctaagcagctgttgacactttcagctgtaGTTTACCAAAGTagtagaaacatttgtttacatctaAGTTTTAGAAACTTTTGAGTAGTTATATAGTGCTAGATCAATAGTATTATGCAGATTGCTAAGACAAAGTTACTACCTCATTTTAATTttagactagcagttacccatggcttTACATGCAAATTCGTAGGTTTTTGCATCTGTATGATAACTTCTGTTTTGAATGAATTGTACTTCTGacactaatgttgagtttgccttctcttcccacgatcaagaaaatatcttcaaaaatgtatttttatagtccttgtaatttactttgatgtTAGTATTTTTTCTATCCATTACTGATTTTGCTTCCTTTCTGAtccagtaaatatatatatatatatatatatatatatatatatatatatatatatatatatatatttatactgctCTGCAaaccctacttttgtcaaaagacaactaatttaggtttgataacagtcaaaatgtaaagtaaaggGTAGATTGTCTCATATATCTgaactgctagcagttacccgctcctttgcacaCAATTAAGAAGACGTTGCACATGTATGACTACTGCTAGTCTGAGTGTATTATATgtccgacgctaatgttgagtttgtcttgttgacatgattaagaaaataagtcaaaaagtgtatatttatggccattctaatttactttgttaaatagtaacattgtctttaagatctaatacttaatacttgataaaaatatccagttaaaagtacattaacaatgacaatatgcgtttgtttctttaaaaactaaaaaatattgttaatattttagaacaattagagctggaattagtacattagatcaaaagcacagtccaacgaactttcatctagcatagttcttgccgactgcttcaaagtgAGTCTTCAGTGTCAAATTCTCACCATCTTATGTTTTTgagaattttgtaaaatagattagtacctacctaatcgctgaaatttaaaatgaaattataaatatttgtactcactgtaaatgtaaacaaatttaaaataataaacaatgtttacacataaccaTCGATTATATTGGAAAtgatcttttaattaatatttcacaatttggGGAAACCAAGGTGGGATTTTTCCGCTACCTTAAAGTGGggtgtagcccggagggatttttcaAATGAGAATAGGTCTATATTGTCAAATTTCAGCGtgattggttgaatagtttattcgagaaagcaaaacaaacaaacaaaggcacttttgcatttataatattattaggattatgatttgtaaatacagttttgagtagttgtaaaaaaataaagttatttgttaTGACAGTTATAATTTGTATTCTATAACATGTCACCATAGAAAGACATATTTCACTAATGGATTGATTTATGATAGGTTATGAACCTAATTTTAGTCACTCTAAACAATCGTGGACTATTCAAAGTGAATATaatacattctattattttaatgttctatgTTCTAGGGCCAACAAATATTTGACGCAATCCTGTTGGCAGGAACAAAGAGAAAATTGACTGTGAAAATTGCTCAAAACTACCCGTCGCAGAGTCAACCTAACAAAGACACTGAGGTCCTAGTGAGGGAGAAAGCTGCTGaggtaatttattgtttcatcATGTGATATTTGGTCAAGTTTCCAATAGTATTGTAGAGGACAGGACAAATATGGAATTAACAGTTACACCGGTTTTATATGCTGAATGGTCATACTGAGTTTaccgcagtcaacatgttaaattattgtgtttatattggTATGCTAATATCAATCAAGATATTTGTCCAAAATTACCttagtaaataaacttaaatgtagCCTGATGCCTCTTGTCTCAGAAGAGGTAACACGATTCTTCAGTATCTGTGCACAGACTACAAAGGAACTAAGGTGAAGGGTGTTTAATtactatatatacttttttaaataatctttatccTGTTATTgaaaattgactttaaaaatgtcaaaaatattcaTTCTATATGTGCTTAATGGTTTAGAATCAAGGTATAAAGTTGCTTTGTGCACACTTTTAAGTAGAGAGAcattttgaactattaaaataaaaggaatagATATGTTGGTCAGTTTAGTGTATGCTAGCAATTATTTGctgtaaattttaaaccaatGATAGACCTTAGTTGAATCTGTGAGTGGGTGGTGTGCctactaaaacataatatatgtgtatgtgtttgATAGATTCCTAGTATTCAATGaggtaatgattttttaaataacgattTATGGAGGATAATCTGGCAAACTGGATTAAGTGATATTCTCTCCTACTATCCAGACTGTCAAGTCAGCCTAGGTTACATTATTCTCTTGATAATCCCTGCAGTAAGATTATTGAGGTGATGAAAGAACACACAAGTCCAAGAGTTATACAGAGGAGGTATAAGTAGAGCTGTGAGAGAGATGCTTATTGATGAGACCAGAGAAGTTTGGCGCCAATTAACCTGTTTACCTCTTCAGGTCCGAAGTCTCAATTTCCCACGGTTGATCGGCAGTGGGATTCTTCATACCAAGCTGTGGCTGGTTGACCGACGGCACGCCTATATTGGGAGTGCGAACAGTGACTGGCGGTCACTCACTGAGGTCAAAGAGATGGGTATCTACGTCCAAGACTGTCCTTGCGTCACTGATGATATAGGGAAGCTGTTTGATGTAAGTACACTGACTGGTAGATGtaactttgtgtttttaataGGTTGTATTAAAGACCTGACTCAGATTTGAGATGACTAGGTTACATGATAAACCATGCTTATTGTGTTGACATTCATCTGCCTGCACCATGTTTCTGATTCTTAGGCACATCTGGAGTTcagatttcatttaaatttattgatctAGGGATATCACAATTGAGAATCAGTACTTGTCCTTATAGGTTTGTATAGCCAGGCTAGAAACTTGTATAGTTAATGGTGTTACAATAGTAATGTCTTATCTAGACTATATTATACtcttatgtaatttaaaatcttattttgtcaATAAAATCTATTAAAGTAATGGTAAACTCATTCACTTCCAAGCTAGCAACAACATATACTAatctgtatattataatattatgaattactacttcaacaaaatcttaaaattactttataaatgttattagtGATTCCACTATTTTATGACATTATAAAAGGTGATTTCTCAGTACAGTTACTCAAAACCTATGtctatgaaaatatttcatatgcatttttttaactgtacaatGTCAAGGATAACTGGAATTGTTAACCTAGACCTGGTGGCTATTCTAGAAGTTCAGAATGGTCATGCTGTTTTTAGCACTTTGCAAGCTTTTATGTATAAAATCGCCAAAAATAGAATACTAacctaattttttaaacacttttttcagGAAATGTAGACTACAGCATtgatacaaacaataatatttttagatttaaaatatttttcatgagaggaatgaaaactttttgtaattaaaattacgtaaaaaatCTTAACTTTAGCCCCTCTTTAGgggttatatataatataatacagatataatataatatataaaataatataatacagaatacttattcataaacatcaagtttagaacaggtgtaaatacataataatataaatgaaaatcaatacaatgtaatggaaataaattttctttagttccttgtaaatttttaatagttgttgTGGCTATTTGCATGTTCAAGGAATACACTGATTGTGTAAATTGATTTCTTCACAAGCCAGGAATAcagtacatttttagttttttttttcaattgtctTGAGCTCGATAGGTAAAGCATTATATAGTCTAGCTCCAGCATATGAGGGTTTCTTTGCAAACAGAGCAGTCCTGTGAGCAGGTAAGTTGTAGTCAAGTCCATGTCTTGTGGTTTGACCGTGACGATTGTTTCTTGTCAAGTTTAAGTTAGCAGCAAGCATGATGACTTTAAGTATGTAAAGAGATGTGATGGTCAGTAAAACTAGGTT from Homalodisca vitripennis isolate AUS2020 chromosome 2, UT_GWSS_2.1, whole genome shotgun sequence encodes the following:
- the LOC124354001 gene encoding 5'-3' exonuclease PLD3-like isoform X2, with amino-acid sequence MTIITVPGKNKKQILDRGTSLPSDDYDDWESRYMMRTDFDDFGDKHNEMWGQKGWFKPSCVPISIILVLIVLVVLLPLLDHADRQAQAAAQVDWDSLRKCQAECRFSLVESIPDGMSYRNGTTPYPSTFAVWSEMLAKATATIEIASYYWTLTDGTAGKFPTGVQGQQIFDAILLAGTKRKLTVKIAQNYPSQSQPNKDTEVLVREKAAEVRSLNFPRLIGSGILHTKLWLVDRRHAYIGSANSDWRSLTEVKEMGIYVQDCPCVTDDIGKLFDVYWMMGAEGAQIPDKWPDSLSTPYNEETPMNLSTNGLVYLSSSPPQFCTKGRTGDGNAITSTILKANKFIFIAVMDYFPTFIYTSKPRYWADIDTALRTAALDNSVEIRLLVSWWSHSRESEKLFLRSLTDISDGLKVNITVKLFVVPSTAEQRKIPYARVNHNKYMVTDNTAYIGTSNWSGDYFTVTGGVGVVVEGITELRQQLEEVFLRDWNSEFAYNLPR